One window from the genome of Leuconostoc suionicum encodes:
- a CDS encoding ABC transporter permease has product MTNQLFIVIKDTFLSQFKSRGYWMLVLSPLIFATLAGAVIFGITKMQGNTTPNIAVVSNQEVRSVLVQSEKELDIHVSNITNEKKANSALQNEKLDGVLTVNKNEATITTQPKSEQIPKEKITAILGNLSRSQKATQYGLTAQQTADLVQPYNLKSVVKQAEQSTNSGNTESANQLIASAIGIITVIIVMWYTSMIANAIANEKSSRIMEILLAATSARVQYFGKIIGIFALVTTHLLLYVIAGFTAFNFFKENSFVKGLASNLNGVTLSFIIYAVVFILVSVALYLVLTSMIASLINDNAQVQQAIQPISMIAMVGYVFSFIMTQMPNNLLIRILSYIPFASQSMMPIRLVTHTEGWPAAISALLIAIITLFLLLWFGQGIYARNVLSYSDEPIMKQLAARLRHK; this is encoded by the coding sequence ATGACTAATCAACTTTTTATTGTTATTAAAGACACTTTTCTCAGCCAATTTAAATCACGTGGTTATTGGATGCTTGTGCTTTCTCCCTTGATTTTCGCTACTTTAGCTGGTGCAGTTATATTTGGCATTACCAAAATGCAAGGCAATACAACACCTAATATTGCTGTTGTTAGCAACCAAGAAGTCCGCAGTGTTTTAGTTCAATCGGAAAAAGAATTAGACATCCATGTTTCCAACATAACTAATGAGAAAAAAGCCAATTCAGCGCTGCAAAATGAAAAGTTAGATGGTGTGTTAACCGTCAACAAAAATGAAGCCACAATTACTACACAGCCTAAAAGTGAACAGATTCCAAAAGAAAAGATTACTGCTATATTAGGTAACTTATCACGTTCCCAAAAAGCTACTCAATATGGTCTAACTGCTCAACAAACTGCTGATCTAGTGCAACCTTATAACTTGAAAAGCGTTGTCAAACAAGCAGAGCAATCAACTAATAGTGGCAATACTGAAAGTGCTAACCAATTGATAGCCAGTGCAATTGGTATCATCACTGTGATTATTGTCATGTGGTATACGTCAATGATTGCAAATGCAATTGCTAATGAAAAATCATCCCGCATTATGGAAATTCTATTGGCAGCGACGTCTGCACGCGTACAATATTTTGGAAAGATTATCGGTATTTTTGCTCTGGTAACCACACATCTGCTACTCTACGTCATCGCCGGATTCACAGCTTTCAATTTCTTTAAAGAAAACAGTTTTGTAAAAGGATTAGCATCTAACTTAAATGGCGTGACATTATCATTTATAATTTATGCAGTAGTTTTCATTCTTGTTTCTGTTGCACTTTATTTAGTATTAACATCAATGATTGCCTCCCTAATTAATGATAATGCACAAGTTCAGCAGGCTATTCAACCTATTTCAATGATTGCTATGGTCGGCTATGTATTTAGCTTTATCATGACTCAAATGCCGAATAACCTCTTGATCCGCATTCTTAGTTATATACCATTTGCCTCTCAAAGTATGATGCCAATACGTCTTGTTACGCATACTGAGGGATGGCCTGCAGCCATAAGTGCATTACTCATTGCTATTATCACATTATTCTTACTACTGTGGTTTGGTCAAGGTATTTACGCCAGAAACGTTCTATCTTACTCTGATGAACCAATTATGAAACAACTAGCAGCAAGACTGCGCCACAAGTAA
- a CDS encoding substrate-binding protein, with translation MNNTPYFLTNPKWYKYEEHQTSTGIPFQRFELTKHATPEAIASFKQTMIAIGPDSSIDPNNLNRFQQALGYAERQHLFVEKNGLSEESWQRELELMTYAIRSYQLLSDDLVAPNTLIFKPRIAFLYKRFLKENPTRIDDIDLCHFIIEQDQRITIQNNK, from the coding sequence TTGAACAATACACCATACTTTTTAACAAATCCCAAATGGTACAAATATGAAGAACATCAGACTAGCACTGGCATTCCCTTTCAACGTTTTGAATTAACGAAACACGCAACACCAGAAGCAATAGCTAGTTTTAAACAAACAATGATTGCCATTGGACCTGACTCTTCTATTGATCCTAACAATTTAAATCGTTTTCAACAAGCTTTGGGATATGCAGAACGTCAACATTTGTTTGTCGAAAAAAACGGACTAAGTGAAGAATCATGGCAACGAGAACTTGAACTTATGACGTATGCAATTCGCAGTTATCAGTTACTGAGTGATGATTTAGTAGCACCCAATACATTGATTTTTAAACCACGTATTGCTTTTCTATACAAACGATTTCTAAAAGAAAATCCTACACGTATTGATGACATAGACTTGTGCCATTTTATCATTGAACAGGATCAGAGGATAACAATCCAAAATAACAAATAA
- a CDS encoding ABC transporter ATP-binding protein, with protein MIQLTNLNKTFGQNIAVSNMNMTLTEGKVMGLIGQNGAGKTTTFRMLLNFIKPTSGTITWNGQPITQNDKQHIGFLPEERGLYQKRTVEEQILYFAELHGMKRSDARIALKDWMKRLDVVGKVSDKVQSLSKGNAQKVQMIASLIFEPSLLILDEPFSGLDPVNTNLMMDEIIRLRDNGAMIIFSSHDMNNVTKISDDLTMLKRGKIVLQGPVQNIREQFGRTRVYVESSTSSAALKAIDGVTSVTPHGVGYDLILSEEEAGHRVFDLVTKNGYIPAFSQQPPTLDDIFRQEVAIHD; from the coding sequence ATGATTCAACTGACTAATCTGAACAAGACGTTCGGACAAAACATTGCTGTCTCTAATATGAATATGACGCTTACCGAAGGAAAAGTAATGGGGCTCATTGGGCAAAACGGTGCTGGCAAAACGACCACTTTCCGTATGCTTTTAAACTTTATTAAACCAACATCAGGAACAATCACTTGGAATGGCCAACCTATTACCCAAAACGATAAACAACATATTGGTTTTTTGCCCGAAGAACGCGGTCTATACCAAAAGCGGACCGTTGAAGAGCAAATATTGTACTTTGCAGAACTACACGGTATGAAACGATCAGATGCCCGAATTGCGTTAAAAGATTGGATGAAACGCCTTGATGTCGTTGGTAAAGTGAGTGATAAAGTGCAGTCACTTTCCAAAGGAAACGCACAAAAAGTTCAAATGATTGCTTCATTAATCTTTGAACCCAGTCTACTCATACTCGACGAACCTTTTTCTGGTTTAGATCCTGTCAATACAAACTTAATGATGGATGAAATCATACGCTTACGTGATAATGGTGCAATGATTATTTTTTCAAGTCACGACATGAACAACGTGACAAAGATTTCTGACGATCTAACTATGTTAAAACGTGGAAAAATCGTTCTCCAAGGTCCTGTTCAAAATATCCGTGAACAATTTGGTCGCACACGTGTCTATGTGGAATCCTCCACTTCAAGTGCAGCATTAAAAGCTATTGATGGTGTCACCTCAGTTACGCCACATGGTGTTGGCTATGACTTAATTTTGTCAGAAGAGGAAGCTGGGCACCGTGTATTTGACCTCGTTACAAAGAATGGTTACATCCCCGCCTTCAGCCAACAACCACCAACACTCGATGACATATTCCGCCAGGAGGTCGCTATCCATGACTAA